In Lolium rigidum isolate FL_2022 chromosome 3, APGP_CSIRO_Lrig_0.1, whole genome shotgun sequence, the genomic window GGCAGCCCTCCTGATCAAAGTATGGATCACACTGCAAGACATTGATTTTTATAAGGGTTAGTGGTGCGTTGAGCTGAGTCTTTTTTACAAGAAATATATAGGGGAAAGTCCTAGTTAAACAAACCTATAATTAAATAATATGAACAAACGTGGAGTTTGGAAGAGAAAAgagaaaatttgaaaaattatAGCTAGACAAAGCCGCCCCATAAGGTGGAGATACTCCAACTTTCAGCTAGGTTTTAAATGTTTTCAGAGGAACTTTTTTAAAGATCTAGCAGAAGTCTTTATGATCGTTCATCTACTTCATGTTGTGTTCTACGCTTTTGAGTTTTCTTATAAACATTATTTCAAGAAAACTCAAAAGCATTGCATCACTATGCATTGTAGAAGAAAATATGTACATGCCCAAAAAAGACCACACCCCCAAACATTGTTTGTGGAGCGTTGTTCGAAAAATAAACTATCCTGAACCAATTTGGGATGAATTAGCAATTAAGTCAGGAAACACTAAAGACTATGATATGCTCTGCTCCCACTAGTCCCTGATTTGGAGGTTTAAATATACACTTTTAGCATGCACTAACTCAACTGTTAAATTTCTTAACATACAAAGGAATTTTATTTGCAGAGTGCATTAATAATTAATTTAACAACCAATTTTCACTATATGTTTTTGATATATTCAGTAATACCAACCATTGTAGTTAGAGCACAGAAAAGTTATTTGTAACAATAGGACTGCTTTTAGAGGATCAGAACATTGAAGTTGTAGAAACTAGAGAGTAAGCTATACCTCCTCAGTAACCACACCCTCCTTAACGAAGTATCGCCACGCGCTGATAGGATATCCTCCATCACAACCATCACCACACATAAAACCACAGCAAGCCACTAGGTCGTTGGCAGAAAGTGAAATGTTCTGCAAGGAATAGAAATAGCAGGTGGGTTATGCAAGGAAAGGACCAAATATGCCTGTTTGAAAAATAGACCTGAGAATAGGCAGATCGTCCTCACAATGTTCTGATGAATGCAGAAACGATCTTGCAGACACTCCACAGCACCAAAAGCCCAGCAGGAACCACAGTGACCCTGCAATTGTTAACCAATACATACTACCTTGAGCATCTTCAATACTTTAGAAAGCACACATGCATGGAGCTAACGATGTAAGGTAGTGTGCGTAGACTTACTTGATCTGCTCACGAAAATCAGCGTTTTCCAAGGCATTGGGGAAAAAAACCCAGAGGAAATGAAGTGAGTCAGTGTAATCAAAACGATGTGGAACCGATTTATGTTTGAAAGTGGGTCGACATTAAGTTATGTAGTTGAACTTACCAAGTATGTTCCCAATAGTGCTGCAACTAGACCACTTAGTTCTGGCGTCGAACTCCTTGGGAAGCACCTCTGACCTTGGGTAAGTTTTGGTTGGAACACCAGCAAGTAAGCCCGGAGGTGTGGGCTTCACTCCCAGGATATGCTTAAATTGCTCAACCTGTACACAAGAGGATGATTTTGATGTCAGCAAACAGATAACAGAAATGGCTGGTTAATGACAGCAGCAAGAGGGTGTTGATATTTACAGTATAGTCCGCCAAGGCGGGATTGTGTCCAGCAGTCCACCCGGCATTGGGATGGTTGTTGATCGTCTCTATGATGTCTTTCTGTGACAGTACAACAGCATACCATGCCATGATGGTTAGTACAAACAACAGAAAATGAGGAGGAGTAGGCAGAAAGAATGTCAACTTGAGGGGTGATTAAACTGACCTGCAGAACTTTCAAGTCTCCGTTTGCTGCTGCAACGAGCTGCGTGtacatacaaacacatgttattcGTATGCTTAAGAAAATGTAGATGTGATTCGTGCGTACGTACATATGTTTATCCGTATCATATGTTGAAGCAAATATAGATGTGATTCAGCCAAGTGCGTAATATCATCATTTGTTCTACAAGGGGTGGGCATATTTTTTTATCCAAGCCGAAAACTTCACCTATTTGTTCGCTGTGTCAGTCTTACCTCTGCGCCACAAAGAAACAAAGAAGGTTCGAAGTCTATTTCAGAGCTATTCGATTTTCAGTGTCGGCAACAAGCTCATCCGACGGAGGCGCTCCCCCGTTGGCTAGCTATCGAGCTCCAGCACCGCGCTGGTGCCCCCACCTCCGGGTGTCCCAGCGTCGTCGCAACACAGGCATCCGGTGCCGGAGGGCAGCATGCGTGCGACCGGGGCTGATTCGCGATTCCCCAAGGACGGTCGGCACTCGGCACGCATTAAGCCATTAAGCTTCCGAGATTCGAAGCTCCAGACTAACTAGAGAGAAAGAGAACTAGAGCTAGCGATCCTCAAAATCTCAGCAACCCGAAAACAGTTACGAACTAATCTCCGCGAACAAGGTAACGGACAAATCGGGATCTTTTTGCGAAGAGTTTGACTTCCCAAAGCATGAGCACTAACTGAGTAAGTAACGAGCAGAGTTGGCGATGGGAACCTGCGGGGCAGCAGCAGCTGCGGCGGAGAGGACGACGAGCAGCAGAAGCGAGGCGCCCCTCATCTTCCCCGATCGGCAAAGGAGGATGGAGGAAGCAAAGCTAGCTAGCAGGAGGAGGAGTAGCTGCTGGGTTGCTGCCTTGCTTCTCCACCCCGACCTCGCGGCCTATTTTATTGGCTCCCGGGATGGTGGTGGAGGTGAGGCGGGCGCAGACGCTACGGCCTACGGTTCGGCTGTCAGTCAGGCTACGATACGGTGAAGATGACGACGGTGACCACCgatcttttctctctctctctctctctctctctctctctgtgccTTGGGAGTGACGCGCGCGGCCATGATCCCGTTCCGTTCCGTTCCGTTTCCTGGCCAATCGCGCTTCCTTGCGTGAAGCATCGCGAGTGCGGCCACGCCGGAACCAACTACGGAGCAGTTGAATATTCAAGATTCGCCCATACGTTGCCGTTGCTTCAATGTTGTAGTAGGAGGAGgagtttatttattttttaggAGTAGCATAATACGAGTACTATCGGTTTCATGAAGCACGCCACCGTATAAATCGAGCCGTGCACATTTGCAACACCTAGCGCATCTTGTGCCTGGCATTTGCCCTAGATCATGATAATCCAGTTTGCCTAGACAAATTTTGACATTTACCATTGACCGCCTAATTCTTGTCTAGTAGAACAACTCAAAAAACAAGTTTTCTTTTAGAAGTTCCTTTTCTAGTGCTATCGATTTCATGAAGCACGCCACCCTCTAACATAAAGCGAGGCGTAcacataagagcatcttc contains:
- the LOC124704185 gene encoding cathepsin B-like protease 2; this translates as MRGASLLLLVVLSAAAAAAPQLVAAANGDLKVLQKDIIETINNHPNAGWTAGHNPALADYTVEQFKHILGVKPTPPGLLAGVPTKTYPRSEVLPKEFDARTKWSSCSTIGNILDQGHCGSCWAFGAVECLQDRFCIHQNINISLSANDLVACCGFMCGDGCDGGYPISAWRYFVKEGVVTEECDPYFDQEGCQHPGCEPAYDTPVCEKKCKVQNQIWEQKKHFSVNAYRVKSDPHDIMAEVYKNGPVEVSFTVYEDFAHYKSGVYKHVTGDEMGGHAVKLIGWGTSDAGEDYWLLANQWNRGWGDDGYFKIIRGTNECGIEEDVVAGMPSTKNTAGDHGSSGFGTAIL